Proteins from a single region of Bogoriella caseilytica:
- a CDS encoding SDR family oxidoreductase, with protein sequence MTMENKVALVTGAGSGIGRASAVRLAREGATVVALGHRQESADDVAEEIRSEGGTVLPVSADVGDVDMVKEVFARIESELGRLDAVVANAGVNGVWAPLEELEPEEWSSTINTNLTGTFLTVRYALPLLLKQGGSVVVISSINGTRTFSNSGASAYATSKAGQVAFARMIAVELGPRGVRVNSVCPGAIDTEIEDNTEHRDTDTLGVVAEYPDGEIPLTGEEPGTSAQVADAVAFLVSDAASHVTGTEIFVDGGQGLVV encoded by the coding sequence ATGACGATGGAGAACAAGGTCGCTCTGGTCACGGGGGCGGGATCCGGTATCGGCCGCGCCTCTGCGGTCCGTTTGGCGCGCGAGGGCGCCACGGTGGTGGCGCTCGGTCACCGCCAGGAGAGCGCGGACGACGTCGCCGAAGAGATCCGCAGCGAGGGCGGGACCGTGCTGCCTGTCTCGGCGGACGTGGGCGATGTGGACATGGTCAAGGAGGTCTTCGCGCGCATTGAGAGTGAACTTGGGCGACTCGACGCCGTGGTCGCGAACGCCGGGGTCAATGGTGTGTGGGCGCCGCTGGAAGAGCTGGAGCCTGAGGAATGGTCCAGCACGATCAACACCAACCTCACCGGGACCTTCCTCACCGTGCGCTACGCCCTGCCCCTACTGCTCAAGCAGGGCGGCTCGGTGGTGGTCATCTCGTCGATCAACGGCACCCGCACCTTTAGCAACTCCGGCGCCTCCGCCTACGCCACCAGCAAGGCCGGGCAGGTCGCCTTCGCGCGCATGATCGCCGTGGAACTCGGCCCGCGCGGCGTGCGGGTGAACTCCGTGTGCCCGGGAGCGATCGACACCGAGATCGAGGACAACACCGAGCATCGCGACACCGACACCCTCGGCGTCGTGGCCGAATACCCGGACGGCGAGATCCCCCTGACCGGCGAGGAGCCGGGCACCTCAGCACAGGTGGCAGACGCCGTCGCGTTCCTGGTGTCCGACGCCGCGAGCCACGTCACCGGTACCGAGATCTTCGTCGACGGGGGGCAGGGTCTGGTCGTGTGA
- the metZ gene encoding O-succinylhomoserine sulfhydrylase, translating into MTDVPCPPELPCPPDPEGLRPATLAVRGGQRRSAFQETSEALYLTQGFVYGTAAEAADTFAENIERYSYSRYSNPTTRTFEERLALLDGAEDALATSTGMAAVFTAVAALVRSGSRIVAARELFGSTLTIFDDVMAGWGVHTDYVTGVDLEQWQTALATPADVVFLETPSNPMQDVLDLRAIAELAHEAGAIVVVDNVFATPILQQPLSMGADLVVYSATKHIDGQGRTMGGAILGSKKLIGGRIRTMYRMTGPTLSPFNAWVLIKGLETLPLRIRAQSAAALDLAQWLEQQPGVASVRYPFLDSHPQRELAGRQMSAGGSVVTVTFESEGDGRETGPSGRSRDVERTFAFLDGLRVIDLSTNLGDAKTLVTHPATTTHMRVPAEQREAMGVMDTTVRLSVGLEDVEDLREDLARALEARRG; encoded by the coding sequence GTGACTGACGTGCCGTGCCCTCCTGAGCTCCCGTGTCCGCCCGACCCTGAGGGCCTGCGCCCAGCCACACTCGCTGTCCGTGGCGGCCAGCGCCGCAGCGCCTTCCAGGAGACCTCCGAGGCGCTGTACCTCACCCAGGGTTTCGTCTACGGAACCGCTGCCGAGGCGGCCGACACCTTCGCGGAGAACATCGAGCGCTACTCCTACTCGCGCTACTCCAACCCCACTACCCGCACCTTCGAGGAGCGCCTCGCCCTGCTCGACGGCGCCGAGGACGCCCTGGCCACCTCCACGGGCATGGCGGCGGTGTTCACCGCCGTCGCCGCCCTGGTGCGCTCCGGCTCGCGGATCGTGGCGGCCCGGGAACTCTTCGGGTCCACGCTGACGATTTTCGACGACGTGATGGCCGGGTGGGGCGTGCACACCGACTACGTCACCGGCGTCGACCTCGAGCAGTGGCAGACCGCGTTGGCCACCCCGGCCGACGTCGTCTTCCTCGAGACGCCCTCGAACCCGATGCAGGATGTGCTCGACCTGCGCGCCATCGCCGAGCTCGCGCACGAGGCCGGGGCGATCGTGGTGGTGGACAACGTCTTCGCCACGCCCATCCTGCAGCAACCGCTCAGCATGGGGGCTGATCTGGTGGTCTACTCCGCCACCAAGCACATCGATGGGCAGGGCCGCACCATGGGCGGGGCGATCCTGGGGTCGAAGAAGCTGATCGGGGGCCGCATCCGCACCATGTACCGGATGACCGGGCCCACGCTCTCGCCCTTCAACGCCTGGGTGCTGATCAAGGGCCTGGAGACGCTGCCGCTGCGCATCCGGGCGCAGTCCGCGGCGGCGCTGGACCTCGCGCAGTGGCTGGAGCAGCAGCCCGGCGTGGCCTCGGTGCGTTACCCCTTCCTCGATTCACACCCGCAGCGTGAGCTGGCGGGCAGGCAGATGAGCGCCGGGGGATCTGTGGTGACCGTGACCTTCGAGTCGGAGGGCGACGGTCGTGAGACCGGGCCGTCGGGGCGCTCGCGGGATGTGGAACGCACCTTCGCCTTCCTCGACGGATTGCGCGTGATCGACCTGTCCACGAATCTCGGGGACGCCAAGACCCTCGTCACCCATCCGGCCACCACCACGCATATGCGCGTCCCGGCCGAGCAGCGTGAGGCCATGGGCGTCATGGACACCACCGTGCGCTTGTCCGTGGGCCTGGAGGACGTCGAGGACCTGCGTGAGGACCTCGCGCGTGCGCTGGAGGCCCGGCGCGGTTGA
- a CDS encoding MFS transporter yields MRSGDLTERRAYAGMTPEAAAAAHQQHRQVLKVLTGLLLAMFMGSVSSLIVGNALPVIASEIGGTQRQYTWIMTAAILAQCATTPIAGKLADLYDKKRLLLGALIIFATGSLLAGFSVSPEMLIAVRVIQGVGMGSIMVLVQITISTIVPPRQRGRYNVYVGSVFAGATVSAPLIGGLIVATPGLGWRWCFWVMLPFTLIATVVLARRLQVPPSGREDAKVDWGGSVLVALAAALFLLVISFAGDSFGWVSWQSGALLAGALVAAVAFVLVERRVSEPVVPLYILGDRSTILAIIANVAMGTALFGINVLILQYFQIGRGFDPMIAGWLTLPLMGGLLITSSVTGNLVSRSGTWKRYVVGGMGLMTLGLALLGLFARQETPLWLVGVFLALVGAGLGATMQNMLVAVQNSNTLGDVGAATATVTFFRTLGGAAGIQVLGVLYALRVADIAGEELSDRGISGVDVSSLDLSQLPARATEAVRLAYGDGVGLPFLVAAGAALVGLIAASFMRATRLRSSWKDPLPSRDASKTAAKAPGEG; encoded by the coding sequence ATGAGGAGCGGCGACCTCACCGAACGGCGCGCCTACGCCGGTATGACCCCCGAGGCCGCGGCGGCGGCACACCAGCAGCACCGTCAGGTCCTCAAGGTCCTCACCGGACTGCTGCTGGCGATGTTCATGGGCTCGGTGTCCTCCCTGATCGTGGGCAATGCGCTGCCGGTGATCGCTTCGGAGATCGGCGGCACGCAGCGCCAGTACACGTGGATCATGACGGCGGCGATCCTCGCCCAGTGCGCCACCACACCCATCGCGGGCAAGCTCGCCGACCTGTACGACAAGAAGCGGCTGCTGCTCGGGGCCCTCATCATCTTCGCCACCGGCTCGCTGCTCGCCGGTTTCTCGGTCTCGCCCGAGATGCTCATCGCCGTGCGCGTGATCCAGGGCGTGGGCATGGGTTCGATCATGGTGCTGGTCCAGATCACGATCTCCACGATCGTCCCGCCGCGTCAGCGCGGTCGCTACAACGTCTACGTGGGCTCGGTCTTTGCCGGCGCCACGGTCTCCGCGCCGCTGATCGGCGGTCTGATCGTGGCCACGCCGGGCCTGGGGTGGCGCTGGTGCTTCTGGGTCATGCTGCCCTTCACCCTCATCGCCACCGTCGTCCTCGCCCGCCGGCTGCAGGTGCCGCCCTCAGGGCGTGAGGACGCCAAGGTCGACTGGGGCGGCTCGGTGCTCGTGGCGCTGGCTGCGGCCCTGTTCCTGCTGGTGATCTCCTTCGCCGGAGACTCCTTCGGCTGGGTGTCCTGGCAGTCCGGTGCCCTGCTGGCCGGAGCGCTGGTGGCCGCGGTGGCCTTCGTCCTGGTGGAGCGCCGGGTGAGCGAACCGGTGGTGCCGCTGTACATCCTGGGCGACCGCTCCACGATCCTGGCGATCATCGCCAACGTGGCCATGGGCACCGCCCTGTTCGGCATCAACGTGCTGATCCTGCAGTACTTCCAGATCGGCCGCGGCTTCGATCCGATGATTGCCGGCTGGCTCACCCTGCCCCTGATGGGCGGGCTCCTGATCACCTCCTCGGTCACCGGCAACCTCGTGAGCCGCTCGGGGACCTGGAAGCGCTACGTGGTCGGCGGCATGGGGCTGATGACGCTCGGGTTGGCGCTGCTCGGGCTCTTCGCCCGTCAAGAGACGCCGCTGTGGTTGGTGGGGGTCTTCCTGGCGCTGGTGGGCGCGGGCCTGGGCGCCACCATGCAGAATATGCTGGTCGCGGTGCAGAACTCCAACACCCTGGGCGACGTCGGGGCCGCCACGGCCACGGTCACCTTCTTCCGCACCCTCGGCGGCGCAGCCGGGATCCAGGTGCTCGGCGTGCTGTACGCCCTGCGGGTCGCTGACATCGCCGGGGAGGAACTCTCCGATCGCGGGATCTCCGGGGTGGACGTCAGCTCACTCGACCTCTCGCAACTGCCCGCTCGCGCCACCGAGGCGGTCCGTCTGGCCTACGGCGACGGCGTGGGTCTGCCCTTCCTGGTCGCCGCGGGTGCTGCACTGGTGGGCCTGATCGCGGCCTCCTTCATGCGCGCCACGCGATTGCGCAGCTCGTGGAAGGATCCGCTGCCATCTCGCGATGCGAGCAAGACCGCAGCGAAGGCGCCAGGGGAGGGCTGA
- a CDS encoding ATP-binding cassette domain-containing protein, which yields MDPHPADGHDIIRVRGARENNLRGIDLDIPKRRLSVFTGVSGSGKSSLVFGTIAAESRRLIDETYSTFVQGFMPNLPRPEVDSLEGLTTAILVDQERMGANPRSTLGTVTDAYAMLRSLFSRLGTPYIGGPTAFSFNIPTTRASGVATGPKGEKKIVKDAVYLGGMCPECEGRGAVSDLDLTHIIDESRSLEDGAILAPGYTPDGWMVAAFKAVIPSDIPISRLTAEQREDLLHAEPRKVKIDKINVTYEGLIPKLRKSMFSKDPDSLQPHLKAFVERASVLRRCSACAGTRLNDSARSCTIAGRNIGEVSAMQVSDLADWLRSLDGADAVGSATDGATAEGASGDVATATLDVSGVQPLIAALLHLLDALVQIGLGYLSLDRPSGTLSGGEAQRTKMVRHLGSALTDVTYVFDEPTIGLHPHDIARMNSLLLELRDKGNTVLVVEHKPETIAIADHVVDMGPGAGSAGGEVVYQGDVAGLRQSGTLTGEHLAYTAALKDQVRTPTGSLPIRGANTHNLQDVDVDLPLGVLTVITGVAGSGKSSLIHSHLVNSDRAERAGVVTVDQSAIKGSRRSNPATYTGVLEPIRKAFAKANGVKPALFSANSEGACPTCKGAGVIITELGFMESVSTPCEDCGGRRYQAAVLDLRLGGLNIAEVLDLPVAEARPFFAAGEARTPAAEVVLGRLEDVGLGYLRLGQPLNTLSGGERQRVKLAMRMKDNGGVYVLDEPTTGLHLADVENLLRLLDRLVDAGRSVIVIEHHQAVMAHADWIIDLGPGAGHDGGRVVFEGTPAELVRQSSTLTGKHLAAYIGGSPS from the coding sequence ATGGACCCCCATCCGGCGGACGGCCACGACATCATCCGCGTGCGCGGCGCCCGCGAGAACAACCTGCGCGGTATTGATCTCGACATCCCCAAGCGCCGGCTGAGCGTGTTCACCGGCGTCTCCGGCTCCGGTAAGAGCTCACTGGTCTTCGGCACGATTGCCGCCGAGTCACGGCGCCTGATCGACGAGACCTACTCCACCTTCGTGCAAGGGTTCATGCCGAACCTCCCGCGCCCGGAGGTCGACTCCCTCGAAGGGCTGACCACGGCGATCCTCGTGGACCAGGAGCGCATGGGCGCCAACCCGCGTTCCACCCTCGGCACCGTCACCGATGCCTACGCCATGCTCCGCTCTCTCTTCAGCAGGCTCGGCACCCCCTACATCGGTGGCCCCACCGCCTTCTCCTTCAACATTCCCACCACCCGGGCCAGCGGCGTGGCCACCGGGCCCAAGGGGGAGAAGAAGATCGTGAAGGACGCGGTCTACCTGGGCGGCATGTGCCCCGAATGCGAAGGCCGCGGAGCCGTCTCCGACCTCGACCTCACCCACATCATCGACGAGTCCAGATCCCTCGAAGACGGCGCGATCCTGGCGCCCGGCTACACCCCCGACGGGTGGATGGTCGCCGCCTTCAAAGCAGTGATCCCCTCCGACATCCCCATCAGCCGGCTCACCGCCGAGCAGCGCGAGGACCTCCTGCACGCCGAACCGCGCAAGGTGAAGATCGACAAGATCAACGTCACCTACGAGGGCCTGATCCCCAAGCTCCGCAAGTCGATGTTCAGCAAGGATCCCGATTCCCTCCAGCCACATCTCAAGGCCTTCGTGGAGCGTGCCTCGGTGCTGCGGCGCTGCTCCGCATGCGCGGGCACCCGGCTGAACGACTCGGCCCGCTCCTGCACGATCGCCGGGCGCAACATCGGCGAGGTCAGCGCCATGCAGGTGAGCGATCTCGCCGACTGGCTCCGGTCGCTGGACGGCGCGGACGCGGTAGGCAGCGCCACCGACGGCGCGACCGCTGAGGGCGCCTCGGGTGATGTCGCCACCGCCACCCTCGACGTCTCCGGTGTGCAGCCACTCATCGCCGCGCTGCTGCACCTGCTCGATGCGCTGGTGCAGATCGGGCTGGGGTACCTCTCCCTCGATCGCCCCTCCGGCACGCTCTCCGGCGGGGAGGCGCAACGCACCAAGATGGTCCGCCACCTCGGATCGGCGCTGACCGACGTCACCTACGTCTTCGACGAACCCACCATCGGACTGCACCCGCACGACATCGCTCGCATGAACTCCCTGCTCCTGGAGCTGCGCGACAAGGGCAACACGGTGCTGGTGGTCGAGCACAAGCCCGAGACCATCGCCATCGCCGACCACGTGGTCGACATGGGCCCCGGCGCCGGGTCCGCCGGTGGCGAGGTGGTCTACCAGGGCGACGTCGCCGGCCTGCGCCAGAGCGGCACCCTCACTGGCGAGCACCTCGCCTACACCGCCGCACTGAAGGACCAGGTCCGTACGCCCACCGGCTCTCTGCCGATCCGCGGGGCAAACACTCACAACCTCCAGGACGTCGACGTCGACCTCCCACTCGGCGTCCTCACCGTGATCACCGGCGTGGCCGGCTCGGGCAAGAGCTCCCTGATCCACAGCCATCTGGTGAACAGCGATCGGGCCGAACGCGCCGGCGTCGTCACCGTGGACCAGAGCGCCATCAAGGGATCACGTCGCTCCAACCCGGCCACCTACACCGGCGTGCTCGAGCCGATCCGCAAGGCCTTCGCCAAGGCCAATGGCGTGAAGCCTGCCCTGTTCTCCGCGAACTCCGAAGGCGCCTGCCCCACCTGCAAGGGCGCTGGCGTGATCATCACTGAACTTGGCTTCATGGAGTCGGTCTCCACCCCCTGCGAGGACTGCGGCGGCCGGCGCTACCAGGCGGCCGTGCTCGATCTGCGGCTCGGCGGCCTCAACATCGCCGAGGTGCTCGACCTCCCCGTCGCTGAGGCGCGACCCTTCTTCGCGGCGGGGGAGGCACGAACCCCGGCGGCCGAGGTGGTGCTCGGTCGGCTGGAAGACGTCGGGCTCGGGTACCTCCGGCTCGGCCAGCCTTTGAACACCCTCTCCGGCGGTGAACGGCAGCGGGTCAAGCTCGCCATGCGCATGAAGGACAACGGCGGGGTCTACGTCCTTGATGAACCCACCACCGGGCTGCACCTGGCAGACGTGGAGAACCTGCTGCGCCTCCTCGACCGGCTCGTGGACGCGGGTCGCTCCGTCATCGTGATCGAGCACCACCAGGCCGTCATGGCCCACGCGGACTGGATCATCGACCTCGGCCCCGGCGCCGGCCATGATGGCGGACGCGTGGTCTTCGAGGGCACCCCGGCGGAACTGGTGCGCCAGTCCTCGACGCTCACGGGCAAACACCTGGCGGCCTACATCGGG
- a CDS encoding uracil-xanthine permease family protein: MAARRWWRWQVHGDGKHLPPGEVVAPDERLSWPLTIGIGMQHVVAMFGATFLVPALTGFPASTTLFFSAIGTILFLIITAGRVPSYLGSSFAFIAPIGAATATGEMSSALGGIIAVGVMLVVVGVIVHVAGSRWIDIIMPPVVTGAIVALIGLNLAPAAWNNVQESGLTAAVTVTAILLCGVLFRGFLGRLSILLGVVIGYGFAAFRGEVELQAVEDAGWFGWPEFVAPTFDPNLLGLFLPVVLVLVAENVGHVKSVAAITRRDLDPVMGRALIGDGVATALAGAGGGSGTTTYAENIGVMAATRVYSTAAYVVAAVFAFLLSLSPKFGAVVATVPEGVLGGAGTVLYGMIGILGVRIWVQNRVDFSNTINLGTAGVALVLGIANYTWIAGEMSFEGIALGSAAAIGVYHVLRIVARLRGTADNPEKPLPVETSQGH; this comes from the coding sequence ATGGCGGCGCGTAGATGGTGGCGGTGGCAGGTTCACGGCGATGGCAAGCATCTCCCACCCGGTGAGGTCGTCGCCCCGGATGAGCGGTTGAGCTGGCCCCTGACCATCGGCATCGGCATGCAGCACGTGGTCGCCATGTTCGGCGCCACCTTCCTGGTGCCGGCACTCACGGGGTTCCCGGCCTCCACCACCCTCTTCTTCTCGGCCATCGGCACGATCCTCTTCCTCATCATCACCGCCGGCCGGGTGCCGAGCTATCTGGGCTCGAGTTTCGCCTTCATCGCGCCGATCGGGGCCGCCACGGCCACTGGGGAGATGTCGAGCGCCCTCGGCGGCATCATCGCGGTGGGTGTGATGCTCGTCGTCGTCGGAGTCATCGTCCATGTGGCGGGCTCGCGCTGGATCGACATCATCATGCCCCCGGTGGTCACCGGGGCGATCGTCGCGCTCATCGGCCTCAATCTTGCTCCGGCAGCCTGGAACAACGTGCAGGAGAGCGGCCTGACTGCGGCCGTGACCGTGACCGCCATCCTGCTCTGCGGCGTGCTCTTCCGCGGCTTCCTCGGCCGCCTGTCGATCCTGCTGGGCGTGGTGATCGGGTACGGCTTCGCTGCGTTCCGCGGGGAGGTGGAGCTTCAGGCCGTCGAGGACGCCGGTTGGTTCGGATGGCCCGAGTTCGTCGCACCGACCTTCGACCCGAACCTGCTCGGCCTGTTCCTGCCCGTGGTGCTGGTGCTGGTGGCGGAGAACGTCGGACACGTGAAGTCGGTGGCCGCCATCACCCGGCGCGACCTCGACCCGGTCATGGGGCGGGCGCTGATCGGTGACGGCGTGGCCACCGCCCTCGCCGGCGCCGGCGGTGGCTCCGGCACCACCACCTATGCCGAGAACATCGGTGTCATGGCCGCCACCCGTGTCTACTCCACCGCCGCCTACGTGGTGGCGGCCGTGTTCGCCTTCCTGCTGAGCCTCTCCCCGAAGTTCGGCGCTGTTGTGGCCACGGTGCCTGAAGGCGTCCTCGGCGGCGCCGGCACCGTGCTCTACGGCATGATCGGCATCCTCGGGGTGCGCATCTGGGTGCAGAACCGCGTCGATTTCTCCAACACCATCAACCTCGGCACCGCCGGCGTGGCCCTGGTGCTGGGCATCGCGAACTACACCTGGATCGCCGGGGAGATGAGCTTCGAAGGCATCGCGCTGGGCTCGGCGGCCGCGATCGGCGTGTATCACGTGCTGCGGATCGTCGCGCGGCTCCGCGGCACTGCCGACAACCCCGAGAAGCCGCTCCCGGTTGAGACGAGTCAGGGTCACTGA
- a CDS encoding MarR family winged helix-turn-helix transcriptional regulator — protein MSSSEMDGTTGPDAADAGPGRAPAGRAPESGVAQSGASDGRPEATEALLHEVRALMRRMRSSSIVVAQAHGLQTTQAQVLFALRRLGECRVARLAEKQLVDPSVASRQVAALEKEGLVSRRPDPEDARASLVTLSEQGHAHLAELRRHHMAVFSEALQDWPTERVVRFTEDIEAFTEAIQPYYDYIAHQVSKETASTESAPEQAAKRGDA, from the coding sequence GTGAGTTCCTCTGAGATGGATGGCACGACAGGCCCCGACGCGGCTGACGCCGGGCCCGGCCGCGCGCCGGCAGGTCGCGCGCCGGAAAGTGGTGTGGCTCAGAGCGGCGCGAGCGACGGCCGCCCCGAAGCCACCGAGGCGCTGTTGCACGAGGTGCGCGCCCTGATGCGTCGGATGCGCAGTTCCTCGATCGTCGTGGCTCAGGCACACGGCCTGCAGACCACTCAGGCTCAGGTGCTCTTCGCGCTGCGCCGTCTGGGTGAGTGCCGCGTGGCCCGCCTGGCCGAGAAGCAACTCGTGGATCCCTCCGTGGCCAGCCGCCAGGTGGCCGCCCTCGAGAAGGAGGGCCTGGTCTCCCGCCGTCCCGATCCCGAGGACGCCCGCGCCTCCCTGGTCACGCTCTCCGAGCAGGGCCACGCTCACCTCGCGGAGCTACGCCGCCACCACATGGCGGTCTTCTCCGAGGCCTTGCAGGACTGGCCCACCGAGCGGGTGGTGCGCTTCACCGAGGACATCGAGGCCTTCACCGAGGCCATCCAGCCGTACTACGACTACATCGCCCACCAGGTGAGCAAGGAGACGGCCTCCACCGAGTCTGCCCCGGAGCAGGCTGCCAAACGCGGCGACGCATGA
- the upp gene encoding uracil phosphoribosyltransferase translates to MRLHVADHPLIAHKLTLLRSKETPSPTFRFLVDELVTLLAYEATRDVRVVPHEIETPVAKTTGVHMAEPRPIVVPVLRAGLGMLEGMTRIVPTAEVGFLGLQRDESTFEAITYANRLPDDLTDRQCFVLDPMLATGHTMVASIEYLLERGARDVTAICLLAAPEGLQELERSLDHRTEVSVVTASVDERLNENKYIVPGLGDAGDRLYGVV, encoded by the coding sequence ATGCGCCTGCACGTTGCGGATCACCCGCTGATCGCCCACAAGCTCACTCTGCTCCGCTCGAAGGAGACGCCGTCACCGACCTTCCGGTTCCTGGTCGACGAGCTCGTCACGCTGCTGGCCTATGAGGCCACCCGCGACGTACGCGTGGTGCCGCACGAGATCGAGACCCCGGTCGCGAAGACCACCGGCGTGCACATGGCTGAGCCGCGCCCCATCGTGGTGCCGGTGCTGCGGGCCGGCCTTGGCATGCTCGAGGGCATGACGCGCATCGTGCCCACCGCCGAGGTCGGGTTCCTCGGACTGCAGCGCGATGAGAGCACCTTCGAGGCGATCACCTACGCCAACCGGCTGCCGGACGACCTCACCGACCGCCAGTGTTTCGTGCTCGACCCGATGCTGGCCACCGGCCACACCATGGTCGCCTCCATCGAATACCTCCTCGAGCGCGGCGCCCGCGACGTCACCGCCATCTGCCTGCTCGCCGCCCCGGAAGGCCTGCAGGAGCTCGAGCGGAGCCTGGATCACCGCACGGAGGTGTCCGTGGTGACCGCCTCGGTGGATGAGCGACTGAACGAGAACAAGTACATCGTGCCGGGCCTGGGTGACGCCGGGGACCGCCTCTACGGCGTCGTCTGA
- a CDS encoding Sir2 family NAD-dependent protein deacetylase, producing MAPPAEDARPDPADLDAAIEPLVELLSGKRIAVLTGAGISTDSGVPDYRSPGSAPRRPMTHQQFISAESFRRHYWARNHLGWEHLAAAQPNAGHRALAAMEDAGHLTGLITQNIDMLHARAGSRHLVPIHGRYDRVRCLSCDAMTPRAEFDGVLESLNPGWRERVKELADLEVAPDADVVLKSTADFRIADCARCGGILQPDVVFFGQNSSRERVERASAIVDQADVLLVAGSSLAVMGGLRYVRRAAKAAKRVGIINRGSTRGDELATVRVHAGTSETLSLLAARL from the coding sequence ATCGCGCCGCCGGCCGAGGACGCCCGGCCCGACCCCGCCGATCTCGACGCCGCCATCGAGCCCTTGGTGGAGTTGCTGTCGGGGAAGCGCATCGCCGTCCTCACCGGCGCCGGGATCTCCACCGACTCCGGGGTCCCGGACTACCGCTCCCCCGGCTCGGCGCCGCGGCGGCCAATGACTCACCAGCAGTTCATCTCCGCAGAGTCCTTCCGCCGCCACTACTGGGCACGCAACCACCTGGGCTGGGAGCACCTGGCCGCCGCTCAGCCGAACGCCGGCCACCGCGCCCTGGCGGCCATGGAAGACGCCGGCCACCTCACCGGCCTGATCACGCAGAACATCGACATGCTGCACGCGCGCGCTGGCTCACGCCACCTGGTGCCCATTCACGGCCGCTACGACCGGGTGCGTTGCCTGAGCTGCGACGCCATGACTCCGCGCGCCGAGTTCGATGGCGTGCTCGAGTCGCTCAACCCGGGGTGGCGCGAACGGGTCAAGGAACTCGCGGACCTCGAAGTCGCCCCCGATGCCGACGTCGTCCTGAAGTCAACCGCCGACTTCCGCATTGCCGACTGCGCGCGCTGCGGGGGCATCCTGCAACCCGACGTCGTCTTCTTCGGACAGAACTCCTCCCGAGAGCGGGTCGAGCGCGCCTCTGCGATCGTCGATCAGGCCGACGTGCTCTTGGTGGCGGGATCCTCGCTCGCGGTCATGGGCGGGCTGCGCTACGTGCGGCGGGCCGCCAAAGCAGCGAAGCGAGTGGGCATCATCAATCGCGGCAGCACGCGCGGGGATGAGTTGGCGACCGTCCGCGTGCACGCGGGCACCAGCGAGACGCTCTCCCTCCTCGCGGCACGCCTATGA
- a CDS encoding Ltp family lipoprotein — MVGLFVALGVGIAIGNAGSSDSEPLADSSDEVSQEEFADLEAERDAVTAAMEEVEAERDAANARADEAEEALLLAELEAVEAAAQAASSEPEEEDDEPAEDEAAQGEDLSLAQRNAIGSAESYLSFTHFSRSGLISQLEYEDFSTDDATFAVDYIDPDWNEQAAGSAESYLEFTSFSRQGLIDQLLYEGFSQSEAEYGVEAVGY, encoded by the coding sequence GTGGTCGGACTTTTCGTCGCGCTCGGTGTTGGGATTGCCATCGGCAACGCGGGATCGTCCGACAGTGAACCCCTCGCCGACTCCTCCGATGAGGTCAGTCAGGAGGAGTTCGCCGATCTCGAGGCAGAGCGCGACGCTGTCACTGCGGCCATGGAAGAGGTCGAGGCCGAACGGGATGCAGCCAATGCTCGCGCCGACGAAGCCGAGGAGGCTCTGCTACTCGCAGAGCTCGAAGCCGTCGAGGCTGCCGCTCAGGCTGCCAGTTCGGAGCCGGAAGAGGAGGACGACGAGCCAGCCGAAGACGAGGCCGCCCAGGGCGAAGACCTTTCTCTCGCACAACGAAACGCGATCGGCTCCGCCGAGAGTTATCTCAGCTTCACCCACTTCTCCCGCTCAGGCCTGATCTCCCAGCTCGAGTACGAGGACTTCTCCACCGACGACGCCACGTTTGCAGTGGATTACATCGATCCTGACTGGAATGAGCAGGCAGCCGGATCGGCAGAGAGCTATCTCGAGTTCACGTCGTTCTCACGCCAGGGCTTGATCGACCAATTGCTCTATGAGGGCTTCAGTCAGAGTGAGGCCGAGTACGGCGTGGAGGCGGTTGGCTACTGA
- the tadA gene encoding tRNA adenosine(34) deaminase TadA has product MGRMKSDFDSAMGEALDLARQAAAQGDVPVGAVVLDADGEVIGRGGNRREVDGDPTAHAEILALREAATALGRWRLDDCTLVVTLEPCTMCAGAIVLARLPRIVIGAWDPKAGAAGSMRDVVRDARLNHRVEVVAGVREAQCAAVLREFFATRR; this is encoded by the coding sequence ATGGGGCGTATGAAGTCCGACTTCGACAGCGCCATGGGGGAGGCCCTCGACCTCGCCCGGCAGGCCGCAGCGCAGGGCGATGTGCCCGTGGGCGCCGTCGTCCTCGATGCTGATGGGGAGGTGATCGGCCGTGGCGGCAACCGCCGCGAGGTGGACGGCGATCCCACCGCGCACGCGGAGATCCTGGCGCTCCGGGAGGCGGCGACGGCGCTGGGCCGCTGGCGGTTGGATGACTGCACGCTGGTGGTCACCCTGGAGCCCTGCACGATGTGCGCCGGTGCCATCGTGCTCGCCCGGCTCCCGAGGATCGTCATCGGCGCCTGGGATCCCAAAGCCGGCGCTGCCGGGTCCATGCGGGACGTCGTGCGTGACGCGCGGCTGAACCACCGCGTGGAAGTCGTTGCTGGAGTCCGCGAGGCTCAGTGTGCGGCGGTGCTGCGCGAGTTCTTCGCCACCCGGCGCTAG